The Chryseobacterium sp. G0186 genome includes the window CAACAGGCTATGCTACTCCTATTACAGGACCATCCGGTGTTGTTGTCAACAATAGAACAGATAGAATTTGGCTGGTGCGGGAGCAAACAGGAACAGTGGGAAACGTTACCATAAGTTTTCCTGCAAGTGCCAAGAAGGTTTATGTCGTAAGATCTGCTAATCAAGACACCACTTTTGATGCTACAGACACCTGGATAGAACTCACCAATCCTACCGTAATAAATGGGGTTACCTACGTGAGTGCTACGATAGATTTTGCCAACAATGACCTGTTTACCTTTGCAACCTTTAAACCTAGCCCGGGAGGTGTTGCAAGCGGCATCTCTTTATGGAACAGAGCAGATGTAGGAGTATCTCCTACTTCCGGAACCATCAATACATGGACAGATCAGGCCTCAGGCCATATTGCCACACAATTAGGGACCGATGGCACCCCATCCAGTATTGCCGGTAGCAAAACCAATCTAAACTTCAATCCAGGTATTAACTTTACAACAGTTCTTCAAAGAATTGGTAATATTTCAGTACAAACCGTAAACAGTCTGGATTATGATATTTTTAATGTCACGAAACACGGAATGTCTGGTAATGATTTCTTTGGTATAGCCAGGAATAACACAACTATGGATGGCACCAATTATGATTCACCGCATTTTGAAGTGAGTGGATTGATCTACATGAGAAACAGCGTCGGAACACTATATTCCATCAATATTGGAGCGTATGATAATACCATACCTACAATTAGCTACACTCAGGTTAAAGACTTAAGTATAGCAGCTGCCAAAAATGGAAACAATACATTTACCTCTACCAACTATCCGGCAAAAGGAGCAATCACGGGAGGCTATATCTTCGGAAGGAATGCAGATGCAGGGACTGGTGGTGACGATTCCGGCATCACAGGAGTGATTGGAGAAAACATCGTTTATTCCAGAACCCTTACTCCTATTGAGAGACAAAAAGTAGATTCCTATCTGGCCATAAAATACGGTTTAACTCTCAGCACTTCTGCGACACCGTTAAACTATCTGAACAGTGCAAGTACTACCACTACAGATAATGTAGTATGGACCGGAGTAGGAAATACAACCTACTACAACAGGGTATTTGGCATTGGCAGAGATGATTCTGGTGGTTTGGATCAAAGAATTTCAATCTCAGCAGATCCCGCTGCTATTGTTACCCTTAGTACCGACAACGATTTTACCAGCCAAAATGCACCTACCACCAGCCATCCTGCAATTGGAGCAGACAAACAATTTACCATGGTCGGAGATAATAACTTACCACTACCACCACAACCCTATAATCAGACTGTAACTATAGGAGGCAAAACATTAAACAGGCTCTCTAGAGTATGGAGAGCACAGGATACAGGTGATATGGGATGTGTTAACGTAAGAATCGCCACCAATGTTGCAGGTAACAGTATACCAGCGCCTACAGGAGGAGGTAGCTTGTATGCAATATTGGCAGATGACCCCGGTTTCACCACGAATGTATCTGTAAGGAAAGTTACCTATAGTGCCACTAATATAGACCTTGCCATTAACTTTAATGCCAATAGCAATAATAATTATTTTACACTTGCTGTTCTACCTGCCGGTTCTATCTCTGCACCAGTTACCGGTAAGATTGTAGGTATTAGTACAGTAGATGATACCTGGAAGCCTACAAGCAACAACACTTACCTAGATTTACATTCTCAGAAAACAGGATTTGTTATCTCACGCGTTACTACTGCCAACAGATTGGCTATGATTCAACAACCTGGGCTCATGGTATATGATATAGAATTGGCAAAATTCTATGTAAGTAATGGAAGTGCCTGGAGAGAGTTAGGTGTTTCAGCAAATGTAAAATCTAATTTTTGTAATTAATATTCTACTACAATATTTTATAAGTTAACATTCATTTGTAAATAAAAAATATAACACACAAAAAAAATAGAATGAAAAAATCAATATTTATCCTTAGTCTGCTATCCAGTATATTTACAATAGCACAAACAGGTATAGACAAAACCTCCGGCTTTGGTGCTTCATCTTTATTAGAATTTGGTTCTGCAAATAATAGAGGGATACTTATAGAACCTGTAACAGATGTAACTGTACTCAATGCAACTCCTGGCACTATAGCTTTTGATGGGGCTACGGGAAGCTTCAGATATTACACCGGAAGTTGGAGCACTACAGTTTCCGGAGGAATCACCGGGGGAGTCTCTACTAATGCAGACCGAACCACTCAAGGAGCCATCATCAATGCAAATCCAAGTACCTCAACCGCAGAAGGGGTATTAATTCTAGGAAAAGATACTGGTGAAACCAAGGCACTGGTCTTACCCCTGGTTTCAGTACCGGAATTTAATGTGGGAAGCCCTCCCAGAGGATTAATGGTTTATGATACTTCAAATGGAGCCATCAAAGTTTATAATGGAAATACCTGGACCAGTTTTTAAACAACGAAAAAATATCTCAACCTCTGTTAAAAATGACAACAGTTGGCAAAAAAGATGATTAAAAAAATCTCAAAGAATGAATGCTTAAAGAATGAAAAATGCCGGAAAGTTTATTTTCGGCATTTTTATGTGAAAAAATCTCTAATCCACTAATTTCAATAAGATTTACCGTATTTAAACAAAAAGTACTACCTTTGCATTCACTTTATTCATGGGGTTGACTGGTTTCGACAGCAAGATCAATGGGTAAGTAAGCATGCAGAGAACCGTAGCGCGATCTCTTTAATCCCTTGCTACACAACTTTAACTGGCAACGAAGAGTTCGCTCTTGCAGCTTAATATCGAATCATAGTAGATACAAGCGTTTTCCTGAAGATAGTAAGGAAGCAAGATATCTCACAAATGCTCTGTTCTGCGGCGTTTGATCCTGAGATATAGGAATGCGGAAATAAGGTTGTAAAAACTTCGGTTACAACACGAAAATTTAGAAGATAAGCTGGAAGTTGGGTGTCTATCCTCTGTTTTCAGTCGAAAACCAATGGTAGAATAAGCATGTAGAAGGCTTATGTATTGCTTGTTTGGACGAGGGTTCGAATCCCTCCAACTCCACTAACATGAAAGGTTATAAAACCTTTTGATATTAAAAAAACTCTATATCAATGATATAGAGTTTTTTTTAATTTATCATAAAATGGTAATAAACTTTATTAAGTTTCAAATTAGTGGTGGCAATAGTGGTAGCAAATATTTAAACTATTTAACATCATAAAAGCCTAAATTATTGGGAAATTTAATATTAGGGATCCAAAATGATTTATCATTCCATCCTTTATTTTTACCACCTTGTATTTTATACATTGTCAATACTATTGAATCACCTAATTTATCTCCTAAAATTCTATCAGTGGGTGATAATAGAGTTCCAGTACCTTTAGAAATATCTCGATTCCTCCTAACAATTAGGTAGCATTTTGTTTGTGGGCGTTTGAGAGATAGAGAATTTACACAATTTAAAAATTTATTTTTGTCCCAGTCATCATTAGTATTACTGCCTACGTATTTTAAAATTTGTTGAATATGTGTAATATCAACAATATTTTTCTCATCAATC containing:
- a CDS encoding beta strand repeat-containing protein; translation: MKKYHLLIVLFAANAVAQQSPGGVSLNLQVWMKADAGLSKTGNNITAWKDQSPNAFSPTVVGGPPQAGSFVNFNPVVKITGSGINGGYFRIPTTATNFANLNVTVGSAQTEVFSSVFATRTNNYSSIVAKNNGGIWDGITLANVTPSGTVYQTGYAVSDWFDNGANTSAQQNIDHSTAKIFLLHGGNTQSGSTNTNRFSVNGNTNTINNTAFFNPNPYDFTIGNNSASGTQYGFEGLIGDVIYYNKNLNTTETQKVNSYLAIKYGVTLASNQSYISSAGTDFWTGGVVPTSTYNNNIFGIARDDSGSTDQRQSQSQNTGIQPILTNGSAGLVTTNSAAPTLSDLSSSIIGSDTGSTGYATPITGPSGVVVNNRTDRIWLVREQTGTVGNVTISFPASAKKVYVVRSANQDTTFDATDTWIELTNPTVINGVTYVSATIDFANNDLFTFATFKPSPGGVASGISLWNRADVGVSPTSGTINTWTDQASGHIATQLGTDGTPSSIAGSKTNLNFNPGINFTTVLQRIGNISVQTVNSLDYDIFNVTKHGMSGNDFFGIARNNTTMDGTNYDSPHFEVSGLIYMRNSVGTLYSINIGAYDNTIPTISYTQVKDLSIAAAKNGNNTFTSTNYPAKGAITGGYIFGRNADAGTGGDDSGITGVIGENIVYSRTLTPIERQKVDSYLAIKYGLTLSTSATPLNYLNSASTTTTDNVVWTGVGNTTYYNRVFGIGRDDSGGLDQRISISADPAAIVTLSTDNDFTSQNAPTTSHPAIGADKQFTMVGDNNLPLPPQPYNQTVTIGGKTLNRLSRVWRAQDTGDMGCVNVRIATNVAGNSIPAPTGGGSLYAILADDPGFTTNVSVRKVTYSATNIDLAINFNANSNNNYFTLAVLPAGSISAPVTGKIVGISTVDDTWKPTSNNTYLDLHSQKTGFVISRVTTANRLAMIQQPGLMVYDIELAKFYVSNGSAWRELGVSANVKSNFCN